In the Hydractinia symbiolongicarpus strain clone_291-10 chromosome 13, HSymV2.1, whole genome shotgun sequence genome, AAATAGAAACGTGAATGCGATTTGTAGAGAACGGAAATGCGGCATTGTCTTGGGGTGATGGGGTTAAAGTGTGtgagtaattgaattttaaaaagtgtTTCAACACTTTGGCAAAGATTTTAACTAgctacaatttttaaaattagaacaACACAATAAACTTGCCTGGTATTTTAAGCGACGGCATAGTTACCACAATGACGAGCCTTGAAATAGGctttaaatataaatttctcGTGGGGTAAAGATCGAAACATTCTGACAAATCTGCAGCAGACACCACAACAACTGAAGCCGCCATATTGAATTTAAGCTGTCATAGTTTTGAGATTCTGATACACCAGATCATATGTCGAATTACAACCTCGTTACCAGTTTTTGTTGCTATAGTGCTCTTTAGCAAGAAATATTTTGATGTATTacatataaagaaaaataacttttcacttTTTGTAGCCAGAGAAAGCAAGTGTTTATATTATTAAAACAGTCGAGTCGttatatgcaaaaaaagttAATGTTGCACTTCGGGTAGCTACACCCGTTGCATCCGGTTGATACCGAAACAGATAGCGTCATTTGTCACGTGACCAGGAAATTCGTCTTCACGGAACGCAGTTAGATTTTCCTTCACCACTCCCAGGAGCTCTGTTTAATTTATCTCATCTTGTATTGTAATACTTATTTAGTTTTAGTTTTATCGTAGCTAGCATTACTGAATTTTCAATATGGCTGATAAGGAAGATAAAGTATATACTGCTCGTTTAGCAGAACAAGCTGAACGATATGACGGTAAGATAAAGTATAACTATAGCTAACCGTTCAATCTTTATTTATATGCTTTCATTTTATGCAACTTTATACGACTAAATTTATAACTAAAGAAAAGTAAGGGAATTCTTGGCATGATTGGTAAAAATCTAGAAAAGAGCTGTTAGGCCATAGCCacccatatatatatatgtatcttCCAATGTTTATTATTCTAAGAAATTAgccagctagttagctagctggctaatagctaataaaaattatataactgATTGGTAAAAATGGACATTTGTCAGGATATGTGGGTAACCTGTCAAACTTTCAGTAAAATTAACGCGAAACCCTGCACAAGAATATGAAAAAGAGGGTAGACAAGTTACATTGTGTCATAAACCtacaaaaatgtcaaaaacgcATACTTATGTCAACATAAGTTTGTCCATCAACAAGAACTTTTGAGCCAAAAATGCTTCAAAGGAATAGAATTGTTTATTAACAGCGACACCAATCTTGTATCTCAAAATTTCTCCACATGTCTCTGACGAAAAACATAATAGCAGACATACTACGAACTGTACCACGAACAAACTTTGTTGAAAGTTTGTTCAGATGgagttctgcaaaaaaaaaaagtgacACAATTCTTTTTACTgtaagttgtattttttgtgcGCATAATTAACGGAATTGAAAGTGCTGTTTTGTATTTCCCGAATAATTCGGACGAGTTTGAGAAAGTACCGAAAAATGTTACCCTTAAAAAGCctgaattttgtttaaaaatttaagcatacttttggttatagcacagcataaattttttatcttGGAAATTCtactaagataaaaaaaaacatttctttgtcTATCAACGAAAACTGTGTTGACGAAACATCCTTGTAAAAGGGGCGTTCATTCTACAAAAAAAGTTTGTCAATGTAAAAAGGTTTAATTTGTTGTACGTGTATGGCTACAATGATTTGTCAACATTGGTGCTTTAGAGGAGCTGATTAAAATTACAAATGGGTTGTCCTTTTATCAATGAACTCGAAATGACTTCAgtcaaatttttttacaaattaaaataacTTATAATTCTTAAAAAGATTGAGACAACAGTCATTTTAAACGGTAGTGAGTGATATATGCACACATGCATACATGCAAAATAATTTAGCATGGTTTAACAAAACTATATAATTGACTAATGATATACACTAGGAAGTATGCCTAAATTACTTAATATGTATACATTTACTATATATACCTATCAAAATATTCACAAAAAGCCTGTAGTGGCAGAAAATCATGCTGAAATTGATTGTGATAAAGTTATAATACCGATTAGGCTAGTACACAATTGTTATTTATGCTTTCTAAGTGCATTGcttttgggttttttttcaaaatgtttgtaattgtatatatattgtTGTTTTTGGCTGTTGTGTATTACGTAAGGCATTGAAACCATGGTAAAATCATGTTTGCAATGGGCCCACCATATGCGTGAGATTTGTGGTCTGAAATTTTGTGTATGTTTaattcttaacattttttacacTTAAGTAATATATACATTGTTTATAACATCTGTGTACTAAAAAAACATATGGTTATTTGATGTTTGTATAGTATTATCATGAAGGTAAACCACTCAAAAGGCTAATAATTATTGAAAATATTACAATTATTTTCCAAAATGTTCTTCTTTCAagatatataataaattttcgtaaatatttcttaacCTGTAGAATTTCTAGATAACTACTTGTATTTTGGCTAATAGACATACACCGAGTGCATTATATATGTTTATATAAACTAGTGTTATGGCTTATAAAAATGTTGGCCCAGTTGTTTGATAAGTTCAAATCACATgagtgtttttataattttataaagtaTTACATGCCAAAAATTGCACTATATACAAAATGATTAAACTTTGTTAATTACTTTAAATCACTTAAATAAACGaagaaaccttttttttaacaaaagagttTTGTgaataaaaggttttttaacTTCTTACATAAGTAGCAAACATGGTGTCAACTCTATAGGAAAAGCAAACGGACAGGCCTTTCCTTAAAACTATGATAAATTATACATTCATTGCAAATTTTAATATAacttaaataaatgaatgattttaGTCTTATAAACTTGGACATTGCATGTTTTAGTATTTTGTTGTATTGGTAAAATAAAGCCTTCAACAAATAAcaaatgtttaattttaatattgtctcaaaatgttttaaactttgttttgaAAACATTATGCCCAGGCTAGCCTTTGTTTTATCTCTTAGGCAGACAATTCCCAGTTAAAATTACTAGTTTACTTTCCCAATTATTAAGCACCCTTTTGCTAAAGACTTACGAAGGTCATTTTTCGAAACCTAATATACAAAATTAGGTAAAAATCCATTCTATGAATATACATATTTTTCCTGTTGTAAATGCActaaaaatacaataattaCATGGTATTAAAGTCAGGAGAGCTGTTTCCAATCATTTGAGACAACAGCAGTGTAAAAATTTTCCATAGAGAATTCCTGGTTGGGCCTAACGGCTTGAAATGTAACGCCCTGCTGCCCTATTGTATTCTAAGACtgcttaaatttattgttttaattttttttatcatacacaTTTCAAAACCATTTAAGGATACTGCAATGGTTCAGACTCCTtcattatttttcaaaagttctGGGGTTTGCTTGGAGATAAAAACCGATTAAATTGTCTATAAGATATTATAAATatagaatttaattttttatcctGGTAGCCATAACTCTACATGTTTTTTTCActaaatttaaaagtgtaaactcaccttctttttatttttttgcgtaATATTTAGGCAtctttgcaaataaaatttgaGAATTCTTGAATAACTTCCTTCCTTTTCTAAAAGCACCTGCATTTTTatggcgtatgcggcttatcaacACCTTTATTTTTTAGTGATTGAGATTTTTCGTTATCTGTCTTTTTTGGGTTTATTTATAgagcttttgaattttttaagtgTTTAATCTAATTAAtgtctgaaataaaaaaattgaaaatgtttcATTTCAAAGTCGCAATGATCCCCCAACAAGTTCTATATGATAGTccactgttttgttttttaaccagTAATACGTGGTATAATGTTGCTAAGGACGCCAAGATTTTATTGATTGTCTTTTCTAACGAATTATATATGACAGTCTACTGTTTTTTTCCAGTAATATGTAGAAAAGTGTTGTTAAGAACGCAGAGACTTCATTGGTCGatctaagaatatcaataaaCAAAGCTTGTTCTCTTTTCCTCTAGAAATGGTATCAGCTATGAAAGACATTGCACAGATGGGAGTTGGGCTCTCAACTGAAGAGCGAAATCTTTTATCAGTGGCATACAAAAATGTCATCGGTTCTCGGCGAGCATCTTGGCGTATAATATCGAGTGCAGAGGCGAAAGAAGAGGCAAAGATGGAGAAGGAAGAGGGAGATAAGgatttctttaaattaacagaaacatacagaaaacaaatagagAAGGAGCTGCAGGATATTTGTAGTGACATTCTTGACCTGCTGGACAAACATCTCATTCCATCAGCGACAGTAGCAGAGGGTGAAGGTACTACAGAAGTTAACGAAGCatatgtgttttactacaaAATGTAAGTTGTGGTATATTTGTTGTAAAGACTTCTAGAAACTGGATTAGGGTTGCCACACCTCCTACACAATAAATAAACGTGGACTTCCTATAATCTcctaaataacctaaaatttgACCAAAAACCTGAATTCTCCTTAAACCTAAAATTGTGCAGTTTCAAATCTGAGGTTCCCCTGCAGACAAGAGGAAGTTAGGGAGTGGGGTGCGGATGCGGATGTGGGATCTCACTTACCTTATTTAGTTAGTCGTGCAAGCTTTATTTTAGCACATTATATGTTTTAGGAGAACTTTCCTTTGACTATTAAGAACGTCATAACaacatttgaaaacaaagcttaCAAGATGCGCTTGTCTCAGGGCACCCATTTAATTTGGTGTTGAGAATTTTTATAGTATGAATTTTAACGACAGTGGGGGAAAGTTACTTTGTTAACCAAACCAAATTGCCAACAATACAAGATTTTTACCAGCTTTTTATAAGTAATTCAGGGGAAAATCTAATGtacttaaacaaaaacaaaatatagacaaacaaaaacaaaagggaTGTATTACACGACGAAAGTTATGTTATTGAGTATATCTTTATAGGAAAGGCGACTACCTTCGTTACTTGGCAGAATTCTCCAGAGACAACGAACGGAAAGAAGCTGCTGAGAATTCACTCGTGGCTTACAAAAGCGCTTCTGATAAATCTGCTACAGCGCTGCAACCAACCCATCCCATCCGACTTGGATTGGCCTTAAACTTCTCTGTCTTCTACTACGAGATTCTCAATTCACCCGAGCGGGCTTGTCGTCTAGCCAAGCAAGCGTTTGACGATGCTGTTACAGAACTTGATGGATTGCCAGAGGAGAACTACAAGGACAGTACATTGATCATGCAGTTGCTTAGAGATAATTTAACGTTATGGACGTCGGACATGCAAACCGAGGAAGGTAAGTACAAAGATCTGCGATGGTGATAATAATAACACAGGGTGGATTCACCTGAAATCTCCTAAGGacagaaaatattaaattattcaaaaaatttgtgTACTGTGTGTACACTGTTGaactattttattattattatcacgcAAAGATTAGCGAGTATTTTTTGTTGGAAATTTCCCTGCCTTTTGCTTTAatagttattaatattttttgtgtgaaaGTCAAAATGGCGGCAATGCAAAAACACGTGGTCTACTTTGTGACAAACGTTTCATGTTTACAATGACGAACAtatcattttcaaaaactttttattatatTGAAGAGAAGTAAGTTTGCGCATTACTAACAGACTGCAGACAGTGAGTAGGATTcaatccgcggtccccagaattATAAAGTATTGCCGCCTcggtgtagtgggttcgtctgcggctctaGGTTCTGGGGAGCAAGGACTGCTGAAAGAAAgataaatatgaacaaaaaaatcTCACAGTGTTGTTGATTTTTTAGCAGAAAAAGGTGACTCCGAATTACAAGACGTTGAAGATAAATAAACAGCTAATTATATTAATGCACCATCATTcgatgaaaaaaaacattgtttacacCAATATCGAGGTGATATCTGGACCAATATTGATGCCGTTTTCTCTCAACATGCAACTGGAGCGCTTAATATGTCATTGTGCTTTGTCTGGTCTGAAAAATTTTCTTTAGCCCTGCAGaattatttgcaatttttgTGTCTGTCTTTCTGattgttttttctgaaatttgtttGGCCAAGTATCTTACGTTGATTAATTTTCGTTAAGGCTtattttcgcaaaataaaaaaatgcttttcgcaaaaattaattctcgcaAGTCATTTATGCTGAGATTTTTCGCGAATACATCATTTTAATGTTTGAAAAATTTCACGCAAACAAATTTTCGTTAATATGGttgaaattcgcgaaaattaatcaactttAGCTCCAAGTGAATATCAACTtccaacaaaagaataattaacaTAACCAATTCAATTAAACGAATGTTTTCAATTAACGCTTTTTAGTCGCTTCTTGTCGCTTTTTGTTCCATAGGAAGATAAAAAGAGATTATTATTATTGGCATGTACCCCACTGTATATGAGTTTCCGTCTTATTTATACATTGTTTATATTATAGTTCATTTGGTGTGTGTTGTTGCGACAGtagaaatttattaatttatttgaacacgagaaaaaaaatatgagcTTTGTCTTCCATAGCTTGTTCTGTTGTCTTAATTATCCAACATCTTAAAGAGGCTACGAAAAGGCTGtttgttttcgactttagtgacttacacgaaagtcgagctaagGGCGCTGGAAAGAtttatgatcactgaggacaaaaacaacaacttaaatcatcttaaatatcatattgggcatcaaatataactgaaaatgacagTAAAGTCCCTTCATATATTGGATATCCATGATTTATTCGATATAAGTACTTACCTTGCTTTAAACtcaactttttaataaaataaacttcaaacctttaaaattagctagctagctattagccTAGTTGACTAAACTTTCTTCGAGGATATCTAAACCAGTTTCCTtcaaacgaaagcttagacgTAAACAAATGTCACggcaaatccctaaaattcaaatccaccTCACAGCAAACCCCGAATTACAATCAACCAATCAGGGCAAATTCGGTGTGGTCACATGTTCCCCTCTTAAATaatacaagaattaattatatttcttCAGGTGAGTAAAACCATTCTcgctttaaacaaaagatttccgATAATACCACGTaaacaaagaacaatagaactaaccaatcaaaaagGGCGGTCAGTCTTCtgaccgcagaaaaatcgttcgagaccTAGCGTAATTTTTTCCACCTTCACTATTCCGATTTCCTGGTGGTAGGAAAAATTATGCTATGtctcctagctagctatatccttcgaaattttgcataaaaacatCAAGTTTATTGTTTTGTTCAGTTTTGATGTCATTATTTGGCTTTATAACTCGTTATGCCAGGTGAAAACTGTGCATTTTTTGGTTGTCCTGTCTCAAGAAGATTTAAAGGGGTTAGTGTGTTTAAAGTTTCGTCCCCAAGTAACGATATAAATAAGAAATGGGCTGAACTTATCAATATTATGACAAAGGACAGAGTTGTGgatgtttcattaaaaaaacgtAAATGAAGTTTGCAAGTTATATATATGCGAAAGACATTTCTCCAAAAATGATTATTGGGAATGTAAGTTTCTGACATGTTAATTTACTTTGTCTGTTGTGtaggttttttttattgtagctagctagctaaagctaTACTAATCAATTCATGTACTTATAACAGCTCCTGGACAAAAGAATATAGCTATTATCGAATAATTCCTTTCTAGAATAGCTAGCTTAGCAATATATTTAAGAAAGTTACACTAGTTCTAATTTTGTTCATTACAGATGCAACACCAAAAACTTTGAAAGAAGGAGCCGTACCAACATTAAATCTGCCAAAAGAAAGATTGTTTCTCTTAAACCGCGTTCAACCCAAGTTTGTCCAACTACTTCCATTGACCAATGTGAAGAATTCATGGTATTAGCAGAGTCTCCTCCATCTTCAACACCTGTTTCTGTTTGCAAATGTTTATTGATCAATCTTTAACATATTCTGTGAGAGTGTATGGATTGATGTTAAAAGATGATCATTTTCTGTATAAATCTAATGGACACTCATTATGTAACATtactttatttaatttaatagCTGAA is a window encoding:
- the LOC130623462 gene encoding 14-3-3 protein epsilon-like is translated as MADKEDKVYTARLAEQAERYDEMVSAMKDIAQMGVGLSTEERNLLSVAYKNVIGSRRASWRIISSAEAKEEAKMEKEEGDKDFFKLTETYRKQIEKELQDICSDILDLLDKHLIPSATVAEGEGTTEVNEAYVFYYKMKGDYLRYLAEFSRDNERKEAAENSLVAYKSASDKSATALQPTHPIRLGLALNFSVFYYEILNSPERACRLAKQAFDDAVTELDGLPEENYKDSTLIMQLLRDNLTLWTSDMQTEEAEKGDSELQDVEDK